GTGGCGTTTCACCAAAGCCCGATAGCTGCTACTTAAATCGATACACACGACACGTACACGCTCTTTGCCTTCCAATGTTTTAAAATAAGCCTCTAAATCTCGCCCTGAGCGGCCTTTAACAATATCAAAAACCTTATGCTTACCTAAATCACATAAGGTAGTTACATAGCCCTGCTTCTTTGTAAACGAGTGTTCATCAATACCCAATACACGAGGACATAAGGGTGATGTAATCCGTTTCTCTTGCCGTTCATAACCATAATGATACCAACGTTCTATCGTTGATTTGCCTGTATGGAAATGACGGCTTAAATCTTTTTGACTAACACCCTCTGTATGATGGTGAAACACCTCTTTACGCAAGCTTTCTGTAGCTCGCTGGTATTTACCTATCCCCGGAAAACGCTGATTAAAATAGCGCTTACACCCATAGCACTGAAACTTATGCGATTTAATAAGTAAATAGCTATAACGTAATCCGATAGACTCATGACGTATCTTTCGATTAAAGCTATCTTTCTTCCTTAATCGCTTGCCATTGCAGTAAATACAACGCACAACTCGAGTATATCTTACTTCAATATAAACAGGATTGTTTCCTGTCACCTTGACTATTGTATAGCCAGGTAAATTTAGGATAATATCTTTTCTTGGCACTTTAATCCTCTTTTGATTGCGGAATCAAAGAGTTAGATTACTATAATCTGATTAAAGTGCCCCTACATTTGGGGTAGAGCCAGCATTCTAACGACTTCCTCTCTCCATTTAAATAGTGTATTTCCTAAAGTTCTAAGCGATTGAAAAGCGCTTTGCCTTAACTCTTTAACCATTTCCAAGAATTGCGGTAATAAGCGTTTACACTCTTTTGCTGTACAATGCTTCTTAGTTAATAGTTCATGCAACTGTTGTTTAAAATCATAAATCGCAGCAATCGCGGGTTGTTGTTTCAGGTATTGGTCGCGTTTGCTTAAACGTAATGACGTTAGATTCTCTGGCTTTGTCTTCAAAGCCATGAGTGTGCCTCTTTGATACTTCATTGTGGGATCAATTTGATGAAAGGTTTGCATGCTCAGTTGGTTAATTAATCGGATGACATGAAAGCGATCAGCCACAATCTTGGCCTTAGGAAAGTGGCGTTTCACCAAAGCCCGATAGCTGCTACTTAAATCGATACACACGACACGTACACGCTCTTTGCCTTCCAATGTTTTAAAATAAGCCTCTAAATCTCGCCCTGAGCGGCCTTTAACAATATCAAAAACCTTATGCTTACCTAAATCACATAAGGTGGTTACATAGCCCTGCTTCTTTGTAAACGAGTGTTCATCAATACCCAATACACGAGGACATAAGGGTGATGTAATCCGTTTCTCTTGCCGTTCATAACCATAATGATACCAACGTTCTATCGTTGATTTGCCTGTATGGAAATGACGGCTTAAATCCTTTTGACTAACACCCTCTGTATGATGGTGAAACACCTCTTTACGCAAGCTTTCTGTAGCTCGCTGGTATTTACCTATCCCCGGAAAACGCTGATTAAAATAGCGCTTACACCCATAGCACTGAAACTTATGCGACTTAATAAGTAAATCGCTATAACGCAATCCTATCGATTCATGACGTATCTTGCGTTCAAAACTATCTTTTTTCCTTAATCGTCTTCCATTGCAATAAATACACCGTACAACTCCATTATAACTTACTTGAATATAAACAGGATTGTTTCCTGTCACCTTGACTATTGTATAGCCAGGTAAATTTAGGATAATATCTTTTCTCGGCACTTTAATCCTCTTTTGATTGCGGAATCAAAGAGTTAGATTACTATTATCCCATTAAAGTGCCCCTACATTTGGGGTAGAGCCAAAGTTATAAATGGGAAAAGAAACCTAATCCATTGAGCTGAGATGAACAACATAAGCTGTTTGATCACTTGCCTGATCATCTGAAAAGTGGCTTTAATTGGTGGGCCCACTAGGACTTGAACCTAGGACCAACGGATTATGAGTCAGCTTAATCATTTTTAACTACTTGATTTTATTATAAATTTTGCCGCGGGTTTTTCCTACAACTGGCGTACTGTGTCGTACAATGTCGTACTCAAATACGACGATCTCCCGAAGGGTAATATATAACACTAAACATCGTAGTCTCTAAATTTCTGCATATTGATCAGTAGTTTTTATCACAATGTCCATTTTGTGGGGAATCTGCAATAACGTTTACCTGTTATCGGATCATAAGGAACATGAATATTGCCTGTCCTGATTCAAATGGATAAGCCCAGGTACTGCCCCTGCTTTCAGGCTGATTGGCAAAGACTTGATGATGAAACCTTTTAGTCATAAATGATGTCCATCGCATCATTTTCATTGAGTGCATCTTGGAGTTGGATTAATTCTTTATTTACAATGTTTGTTTGATAGGCATCATTGCGGTGATAAAAAGCATAAATTGATTTTTCAAACGCATTGCCTATGGCCTGTTTTATCCAAAGATCTGGTCTGGAAACGGATATAACAGGGATATTATTTTGTTTGGCATAGATGGCAAGC
This region of Legionella clemsonensis genomic DNA includes:
- a CDS encoding ISL3 family transposase, with the translated sequence MPRKDIILNLPGYTIVKVTGNNPVYIEVRYTRVVRCIYCNGKRLRKKDSFNRKIRHESIGLRYSYLLIKSHKFQCYGCKRYFNQRFPGIGKYQRATESLRKEVFHHHTEGVSQKDLSRHFHTGKSTIERWYHYGYERQEKRITSPLCPRVLGIDEHSFTKKQGYVTTLCDLGKHKVFDIVKGRSGRDLEAYFKTLEGKERVRVVCIDLSSSYRALVKRHFPKAKIVADRFHVIRLINQLSMQTFHQIDPTMKYQRGTLMALKTKPENLTSLRLSKRDQYLKQQPAIAAIYDFKQQLHELLTKKHCTAKECKRLLPQFLEMVKELKQSAFQSLRTLGNTLFKWREEVVRMLRFTKNNGITEGFHRKMKLIQRRAYGFRNFENYRLRVRVLCG